Proteins encoded in a region of the Catenulispora sp. EB89 genome:
- a CDS encoding ATP-binding cassette domain-containing protein produces the protein MPDTTSQPVLELRGVSKRFGAVQALTGVDLAVHAGEVVALVGDNGAGKSTLVKAIAGVNQPDDGEIVWEGSPVGIKGPHDAQKLGIATVYQDLALADNLDVVGNLFLGSEIRRAGILDEIAMEGRSRELLQTLSIRIPSVRIPVASLSGGQRQTVAIARSLIGDPKVVLLDEPTAALGVEQTAQVLDLVERLRDRNLGVILISHNMVDVMAVADTVAVLRLGRNNGFFDGHHTNEQEIISAITGATDNAVTRRAARHPEGQE, from the coding sequence ATGCCCGACACGACCTCGCAACCCGTGCTGGAACTGCGCGGTGTCTCCAAACGGTTCGGCGCCGTGCAGGCCCTCACCGGCGTCGATCTGGCGGTGCACGCCGGTGAGGTCGTCGCGTTGGTCGGCGACAACGGCGCCGGCAAGTCCACCCTGGTGAAGGCCATCGCCGGGGTGAACCAGCCGGACGACGGCGAGATCGTCTGGGAGGGCAGCCCGGTCGGCATCAAGGGCCCGCACGACGCCCAGAAGCTCGGCATCGCGACCGTCTACCAGGACCTCGCGCTGGCCGACAACCTGGACGTGGTCGGCAACCTGTTCCTGGGCAGCGAGATCCGCAGGGCCGGGATCCTGGACGAGATCGCCATGGAGGGCCGCTCCCGGGAACTGCTCCAGACGCTGTCGATCCGCATCCCCAGCGTCCGCATCCCGGTCGCCTCGCTGTCCGGTGGCCAGCGGCAGACCGTGGCCATCGCGCGCTCGCTGATCGGCGACCCCAAGGTGGTGCTGCTCGACGAACCCACCGCCGCCCTCGGCGTCGAGCAGACGGCGCAGGTGCTGGACCTGGTCGAGCGGCTGCGCGACCGGAACCTCGGGGTGATCCTGATCAGCCACAACATGGTCGACGTGATGGCCGTCGCCGACACCGTGGCGGTGCTGCGGCTGGGCCGCAACAACGGGTTCTTCGACGGCCACCACACCAACGAGCAGGAGATCATCTCGGCGATCACCGGCGCCACCGACAACGCCGTCACCCGGCGGGCGGCCCGGCACCCGGAGGGACAGGAATGA
- a CDS encoding sugar ABC transporter permease, with the protein MVPAAGSAADPRLLQRQSGVGGYWNEFMRRVKGGELGSLPVIVALAIIWIVFWSLNSTFLSAQNLSNLSQQIVGTGMIALGVVFVLLLGEIDLSVGSVSGLAAAVFAVTSVNHGVNQWLALILALATGTATGFVHGFFFARIGVPAFVVTLAGNLAWNGLMLKVLGATGTVNLPNNGIVSKLYTTIYGQQIAGYGAAAIAVVLYALVALYGRLRRQRAGVPAQPIGEIAARVILLAIVAFVVAYVFNQYKGLPLAPLIFLIFIVVGDFILRRTVYGRRIFAVGGSIEAARRAGISVPFIRITVFMICGLMSAVGGMFLAGQIESASQTSGSGNLLMNAIAAAVIGGTSLFGGRGKTWSALLGALVIGSIQSGMNIQGLANSIQFMVTGAVLLAAVVIDSVARRTQKASGRV; encoded by the coding sequence ATGGTCCCGGCGGCCGGCTCGGCCGCCGACCCGCGGCTGTTGCAGCGCCAGAGCGGCGTGGGCGGCTACTGGAACGAGTTCATGCGCCGGGTGAAGGGCGGTGAGCTGGGCTCGCTGCCGGTGATCGTGGCCCTGGCGATCATCTGGATCGTGTTCTGGAGCCTGAACAGCACGTTCCTGTCGGCGCAGAACCTGTCGAACCTCTCGCAGCAGATCGTCGGCACCGGCATGATCGCCCTCGGCGTGGTGTTCGTGCTGCTGCTCGGCGAGATCGACCTGTCGGTCGGCTCGGTGTCCGGACTGGCCGCGGCGGTGTTCGCGGTGACGTCGGTGAACCATGGCGTGAACCAGTGGCTGGCGCTGATCCTCGCGCTGGCCACCGGCACGGCCACCGGGTTCGTGCACGGCTTCTTCTTCGCCCGGATCGGCGTGCCGGCGTTCGTCGTCACCCTGGCGGGCAACCTGGCGTGGAACGGTCTGATGCTGAAGGTGCTGGGCGCCACCGGCACCGTCAACCTGCCGAACAACGGCATCGTCTCCAAGCTCTACACCACGATCTACGGCCAGCAGATCGCCGGCTACGGCGCCGCGGCGATCGCGGTCGTGCTCTACGCGCTGGTCGCGCTCTACGGCCGGCTGCGGCGGCAGCGGGCCGGGGTGCCGGCGCAGCCGATCGGCGAGATCGCGGCGCGGGTGATCCTGCTGGCGATCGTGGCCTTCGTGGTGGCGTACGTGTTCAACCAGTACAAGGGCCTGCCGCTGGCACCGCTGATCTTCCTGATCTTCATCGTGGTCGGCGACTTCATCCTGCGGCGCACGGTCTACGGCCGCCGCATCTTCGCCGTCGGCGGCAGCATCGAGGCGGCGCGCCGGGCCGGTATCAGCGTGCCGTTCATCCGGATCACGGTGTTCATGATCTGCGGCCTGATGTCGGCGGTCGGCGGCATGTTCCTGGCCGGCCAGATCGAGTCCGCCTCGCAGACCTCCGGCAGCGGCAACCTGCTGATGAACGCGATCGCGGCCGCGGTCATCGGCGGCACCAGCCTGTTCGGCGGACGCGGCAAGACCTGGTCGGCACTGCTCGGTGCGCTGGTCATCGGCTCGATCCAGTCCGGCATGAACATCCAGGGCCTGGCGAACAGCATCCAGTTCATGGTCACCGGCGCGGTGCTGCTGGCCGCGGTGGTCATCGACTCGGTGGCGCGGCGGACGCAGAAGGCCAGCGGCCGGGTTTAG
- a CDS encoding SRPBCC domain-containing protein yields MSAIHLVNDYPHPADQVWRALTDPELIPRWTATGAGGRPVGFDTVVGTRFQFVAKPKPGWDGIVDCVVLEADAPRLLRFSWADSGGGDQSEVAYRLSATAEGTRLYYDHTGFTGPSGFFMARLLGRVRRRMLTVGLPPVLAELERTAQR; encoded by the coding sequence ATGAGCGCCATCCATCTCGTCAACGACTACCCGCACCCGGCCGACCAGGTCTGGCGTGCCCTCACCGATCCGGAGCTGATACCCCGCTGGACCGCGACCGGGGCCGGCGGCCGTCCCGTCGGGTTCGACACCGTGGTCGGGACGCGCTTCCAGTTCGTCGCCAAGCCCAAGCCCGGGTGGGACGGCATCGTCGACTGCGTCGTGCTGGAGGCGGACGCCCCCAGGCTGCTGCGCTTCTCCTGGGCCGACAGCGGCGGCGGCGACCAGTCCGAGGTCGCCTACCGCCTGTCGGCCACCGCCGAGGGGACCCGTCTGTACTACGACCACACCGGCTTCACCGGGCCCAGCGGCTTCTTCATGGCCCGGCTGCTCGGACGCGTCCGGCGCCGGATGCTGACCGTCGGTCTGCCGCCGGTCCTGGCCGAGCTGGAGCGCACCGCCCAGCGCTAA
- a CDS encoding TetR family transcriptional regulator gives MSPTESLRERKKRQTRQLLADTATQMFLARGFDGVRVSEIAEACGVSEKTVFNYFPTKEALVMDRLDGASDALLAALADPDVAPVQAAVDVLGDELAMMMGQLAGQRSFREGAELYRRFSTLLWSTPALRAHQNAVTERVTAEAAKVLAERDGQDPADPEPQITAAALLALWRVQFRSLERRLDGAESVDQLAAAVTEDVRRAAAVLEQGLAR, from the coding sequence ATGAGCCCGACCGAGAGCCTGCGCGAGCGCAAGAAGCGCCAGACCCGGCAGCTCCTCGCCGACACCGCCACGCAGATGTTCCTGGCCAGAGGCTTCGACGGGGTGCGGGTGAGCGAGATCGCCGAGGCGTGCGGGGTCTCGGAGAAGACGGTGTTCAACTACTTCCCCACCAAGGAAGCCCTGGTCATGGACCGCCTCGACGGCGCGTCCGACGCGCTCCTGGCGGCGCTGGCCGATCCGGACGTGGCGCCGGTGCAGGCGGCGGTGGACGTGTTGGGCGACGAGCTGGCGATGATGATGGGGCAGCTGGCCGGACAGAGGAGCTTCCGGGAGGGTGCGGAGCTGTATCGGCGATTCAGCACACTGCTGTGGTCGACGCCGGCGCTGCGGGCGCATCAGAACGCTGTCACCGAGCGGGTGACCGCCGAGGCGGCGAAGGTGCTGGCCGAGCGGGACGGGCAGGATCCGGCGGATCCCGAGCCGCAGATCACGGCGGCGGCGCTGCTGGCGCTGTGGCGGGTGCAGTTCCGCAGTCTGGAGCGACGGCTGGACGGGGCGGAGTCGGTGGATCAGCTCGCTGCGGCGGTGACCGAGGATGTGCGGCGCGCCGCCGCTGTCTTGGAGCAGGGATTAGCCCGCTAG
- a CDS encoding PucR family transcriptional regulator produces the protein MEIGSPRRELADQKMAELTRLAALMLERADEITDTVVTRVYEQFPVYAGMVRRDLLRESVHDHVVSAFDPMARSQKADLRAAGPTGRIGAADGIPLTVVMDGYRVAFRVVWSAIVETARGMGMSADACLDAATILIASLEAFTREMSTGYREELSRQIRSEEQRRAAVVQALLEGRLADTNVWEAAELLRLPASGPFVVIAARVPEIGRHALPHIEQGLGVLGIDSAWRLMHDVEIGVAALPGPNAQLDRLVTALRAGEGARVGVSPPYDDLRSTSLALRLARIALHGAADRRRVVVFGSDPLSAVAGSAPDIMTRVARGILAGLDELTVQDRTLLLDTFGAWLDADGSAGEAGARLFVHPNTVRNRLRRLEKQTGRSLSNPRAIAELILAYEIDSGARAKVADAAAG, from the coding sequence GTGGAGATCGGAAGTCCGCGGCGTGAACTCGCCGACCAGAAGATGGCCGAGCTGACGAGGCTCGCCGCGCTGATGCTGGAGCGGGCCGACGAGATCACCGACACGGTGGTGACCCGCGTCTACGAGCAGTTCCCCGTCTACGCCGGCATGGTCCGCCGCGACCTGCTGCGCGAATCAGTCCACGACCACGTGGTCTCGGCGTTCGACCCGATGGCCCGCAGCCAGAAGGCCGACCTGCGCGCGGCCGGGCCCACCGGCCGGATAGGGGCCGCCGACGGCATCCCGCTGACCGTGGTGATGGACGGCTACCGGGTCGCCTTCCGTGTGGTGTGGTCGGCGATCGTCGAGACGGCGCGCGGCATGGGCATGTCGGCCGACGCCTGCCTGGACGCCGCGACCATCTTGATAGCGTCCCTGGAGGCCTTCACCCGCGAGATGTCCACCGGCTACCGCGAGGAGCTGAGCCGCCAGATCCGCAGCGAGGAACAGCGCCGCGCGGCGGTGGTGCAGGCGCTGCTGGAGGGACGGCTGGCGGACACGAACGTGTGGGAGGCCGCCGAACTCCTCCGGCTGCCGGCCAGCGGACCGTTCGTGGTGATCGCCGCACGCGTCCCGGAGATAGGGCGGCACGCACTGCCGCACATCGAGCAAGGCCTCGGCGTCCTCGGCATCGACTCCGCCTGGCGGCTGATGCACGACGTCGAGATCGGCGTGGCGGCCCTCCCGGGCCCGAACGCCCAACTCGACCGCCTGGTGACGGCCCTGCGTGCGGGTGAGGGCGCCCGCGTCGGCGTCTCCCCGCCCTACGACGACCTCCGCTCGACCTCCCTGGCCCTGCGCCTGGCCCGCATCGCCCTGCACGGCGCCGCCGACCGCCGCCGCGTGGTGGTCTTCGGCAGCGACCCCCTGTCCGCCGTGGCGGGCAGCGCCCCGGACATCATGACGCGCGTGGCCCGCGGCATCCTCGCAGGCCTCGACGAACTGACAGTCCAGGACCGCACACTGCTCCTGGACACCTTCGGCGCCTGGTTGGACGCCGACGGCTCGGCCGGCGAGGCCGGCGCGCGCCTGTTCGTGCACCCGAACACGGTGCGCAACCGCCTGCGGCGGCTGGAGAAGCAGACGGGGCGCTCGCTGTCGAACCCGCGGGCCATCGCGGAGCTGATTCTGGCGTACGAGATCGATTCCGGGGCTCGGGCGAAGGTGGCTGACGCGGCGGCTGGGTAG
- a CDS encoding helix-turn-helix domain-containing protein, translated as MSEFGIEMRRLRMRREKSLAALAESVHYDKGYLSKIETGRLPANRRLATLIDVELGADGDLVALVPEEPRRRGGSGAAAGPDGEPDWGRELVAFGDALSVPLALRSSAARAEADELRLLAHYREEFDRHRKLSQQLPPELVLRRLIVDFNTLMELEQTSPTAAPQLCLLAARYAEFIGWMCQEAGRLDHALAWTRRTADLATRAEAEDLAVYTLVREAELALYDGDPTTAMELAGRVLEDPRARARSRGLAAHRQAQAFAVRGDHARCLSSLDHARDLLHPERVAQDEPVVGSVTVGGLDNAIAGWCHYDLGRPQRASEFLADALDRTPTEAHRSRALFGARLALAYEAAGELDEMQVVTLQVLEDVGLVRSAGANAELRGLSRALMRHHNVRALRELRNCLDEALVDTRRA; from the coding sequence GTGTCCGAGTTCGGGATCGAGATGCGCCGCCTGCGCATGCGCCGCGAGAAGTCGCTGGCCGCGCTGGCTGAGAGCGTGCACTACGACAAGGGCTACCTGAGCAAGATCGAGACGGGGCGGCTGCCGGCCAACCGGAGGCTGGCCACCCTGATCGATGTGGAGCTGGGTGCCGACGGAGACCTGGTCGCGTTGGTGCCCGAAGAGCCGCGGCGTCGGGGCGGATCCGGCGCCGCGGCCGGTCCGGACGGGGAACCGGACTGGGGACGCGAGCTGGTCGCGTTCGGCGACGCGCTGTCCGTGCCGCTCGCGCTGCGTTCGTCGGCGGCCCGCGCCGAGGCCGACGAGCTGCGGCTGCTGGCGCACTACCGCGAGGAGTTCGACCGGCACCGCAAGCTCAGCCAGCAGCTGCCGCCGGAGCTGGTGCTGCGCCGGCTGATCGTCGATTTCAACACCCTGATGGAGTTGGAGCAGACCTCGCCGACGGCCGCGCCGCAGCTGTGCCTGCTGGCCGCCCGCTACGCCGAGTTCATCGGCTGGATGTGCCAGGAGGCCGGACGCCTGGACCACGCGCTGGCCTGGACCCGCCGCACCGCGGACCTGGCGACCCGCGCCGAGGCCGAGGACCTGGCCGTGTACACGCTGGTCCGGGAGGCGGAACTGGCGCTGTACGACGGGGATCCGACGACCGCCATGGAGCTGGCCGGCCGGGTCCTGGAGGACCCCCGGGCCCGGGCCCGCAGCCGCGGCCTGGCCGCACACCGGCAGGCGCAGGCGTTCGCGGTCCGCGGCGACCACGCACGCTGTCTCAGCTCCCTGGACCACGCCCGCGACCTGCTGCACCCCGAACGCGTCGCGCAGGACGAGCCGGTCGTCGGCTCGGTCACCGTCGGCGGGCTGGACAACGCGATAGCCGGCTGGTGCCACTACGACCTGGGACGCCCGCAGCGCGCCAGCGAGTTCCTGGCCGACGCGCTGGACCGGACGCCCACCGAGGCGCACCGCTCCCGGGCGCTGTTCGGAGCCAGGCTGGCGCTCGCCTACGAGGCCGCGGGCGAGCTGGACGAGATGCAGGTCGTGACGCTCCAGGTCCTGGAGGACGTCGGCCTGGTCCGCTCCGCGGGCGCCAACGCCGAACTGCGCGGCCTGTCCCGGGCGTTGATGCGCCACCACAATGTCCGTGCCTTGCGAGAGTTGCGAAACTGCCTCGACGAAGCGCTCGTCGACACCCGACGTGCCTGA
- a CDS encoding NUDIX domain-containing protein: METTGKTETTDWRRLDSVVVLATPWFDVRQDAVIRPDGAADVYHHVATPGSVTVLPVADDGRVLLTRQWIYTHGGVQWRLPAGTIEPYDEHPVAAARRELAEETGLRATRWSAIGAVNGADSLTNHVDHVFAAQGLTQGEAAREGGEADMALCWLSYEQALELVWSGQIRHAGSAYALLSFGHLSERLSA; this comes from the coding sequence GTGGAAACCACCGGGAAAACCGAAACCACCGACTGGCGCCGCCTGGACAGCGTCGTCGTCCTGGCCACGCCCTGGTTCGACGTCCGCCAGGACGCCGTGATCCGCCCCGACGGCGCGGCCGACGTCTACCACCACGTGGCCACCCCCGGCTCGGTGACCGTGCTGCCGGTCGCGGACGACGGCCGGGTCCTGCTGACCCGCCAGTGGATCTACACGCACGGCGGCGTCCAGTGGCGGCTGCCCGCCGGCACCATCGAACCCTACGACGAGCACCCGGTCGCCGCCGCCCGCCGCGAACTGGCCGAGGAGACCGGCCTGCGCGCCACCCGCTGGTCCGCGATCGGCGCGGTCAACGGCGCCGACAGCCTCACCAACCACGTCGACCACGTCTTCGCCGCGCAGGGGCTGACGCAGGGCGAGGCGGCGCGCGAAGGCGGCGAGGCCGACATGGCGCTGTGCTGGCTGAGCTACGAACAGGCCCTGGAACTGGTGTGGTCCGGGCAGATCCGGCACGCCGGCAGCGCCTACGCGCTGCTCTCGTTCGGACACCTCAGCGAGCGTTTATCGGCTTGA
- a CDS encoding N-acetyltransferase family protein — MTVVTRLADIADANPLGPRTPFIAEADGVQVAEGDLMAKSWMGDETGRLVNLRWRPGHRDAARLVIEAVIAAARPGDVLNASTNVAVHRAPAERVALLESFGFELWQEKEGFWWTDEGQDLPLPEGITVRRRAEVGTDRFVQLIAACSAETLDRVDTDAAVAMGPANWAKAFLDSTTESTWLVAEDIASGQAVGFVSVGEFDPGVGTITYIGVAPGHRGRGHVDALLKLANHTARELGFHAMLSDTDTLNVPMRQAFRRNGHSSEATEWHKWLHRRTV; from the coding sequence TTGACAGTAGTAACCCGCCTCGCCGACATCGCCGACGCGAACCCGCTGGGCCCACGCACCCCTTTCATCGCCGAAGCCGACGGCGTCCAGGTCGCCGAGGGCGACCTCATGGCGAAGTCCTGGATGGGGGACGAGACCGGCCGCCTGGTCAATCTCCGCTGGCGGCCCGGCCACCGGGACGCCGCGCGGCTCGTGATCGAGGCGGTGATCGCCGCGGCCCGCCCCGGCGACGTGCTGAACGCCTCGACCAACGTGGCCGTGCACCGGGCCCCGGCCGAGCGCGTCGCGTTGCTGGAGTCCTTCGGCTTCGAGCTGTGGCAGGAGAAGGAGGGGTTCTGGTGGACCGACGAGGGCCAGGACCTGCCGCTGCCCGAAGGCATCACCGTGCGGCGCCGGGCAGAGGTCGGCACCGACCGGTTCGTCCAGCTGATCGCCGCGTGCTCGGCCGAGACGCTGGACCGCGTCGACACCGACGCGGCGGTCGCGATGGGTCCGGCGAACTGGGCCAAGGCGTTCCTGGACAGCACGACCGAATCGACCTGGCTGGTGGCCGAGGACATCGCGAGCGGCCAGGCCGTGGGCTTCGTCTCCGTCGGCGAGTTCGATCCGGGCGTGGGAACCATCACCTACATCGGCGTCGCACCGGGACATCGCGGCCGGGGCCACGTGGACGCGCTGCTCAAGCTGGCCAATCACACGGCGCGGGAGCTCGGCTTCCACGCCATGCTCTCGGACACCGACACCCTGAACGTCCCGATGCGGCAGGCCTTCCGCCGCAACGGCCACAGCTCGGAGGCGACTGAGTGGCACAAGTGGCTGCACCGGCGAACAGTGTGA
- a CDS encoding toll/interleukin-1 receptor domain-containing protein has protein sequence MPHHREGRGPAVFISYATADRTEVLKFHQDLLERGIDPFLDIMDILPGDDVVMSINGALERSDFYVLVWSAAARDRYWVNSEISAAMVLEQRRARPFVFIVRLDDSELPPVLAPRRYLDAFGGRRAAAADQLAAVWTRDRAVGTKVLPAPAPVAEPASADAALLHLYARNQSLNVSHEVRIHAGATAQELVGALAEQLALPTEASEYGGAVGVRFSYRYQLGGEALAAAPDSDAPLALAEGDVVDIEVVVEPFGPDGALADPVSFLPERDYAIPPEMIRELCQKAIEHLLAEDPDTDQDTDEF, from the coding sequence ATGCCGCATCATCGTGAGGGGCGCGGTCCCGCCGTCTTCATCTCCTACGCGACGGCCGACCGCACCGAGGTGCTGAAGTTCCACCAGGACCTGCTGGAGCGGGGGATCGACCCGTTCCTGGACATCATGGACATCCTGCCCGGCGACGACGTGGTGATGAGCATCAACGGCGCGCTGGAGCGGTCGGACTTCTACGTGCTGGTGTGGTCCGCGGCGGCACGCGACCGGTACTGGGTGAACAGCGAGATCTCCGCGGCGATGGTGCTGGAGCAGCGGCGCGCGCGGCCGTTCGTGTTCATCGTGCGCCTGGACGACAGCGAGCTGCCGCCGGTGCTGGCGCCCCGCCGGTACCTGGACGCGTTCGGCGGACGGCGCGCGGCGGCCGCGGACCAGCTGGCGGCGGTGTGGACGCGCGACCGCGCGGTCGGGACGAAGGTGCTGCCCGCGCCGGCGCCGGTGGCCGAGCCCGCGTCGGCCGACGCGGCGCTGCTGCACCTGTACGCGCGCAACCAGTCGCTGAACGTCTCGCACGAGGTCAGGATCCACGCCGGTGCCACCGCACAGGAGCTGGTCGGGGCGCTGGCCGAGCAGCTGGCGCTGCCGACCGAGGCGTCGGAGTACGGCGGCGCGGTGGGCGTCCGCTTCAGCTACCGGTACCAGCTCGGCGGCGAAGCGCTCGCGGCGGCGCCCGACTCCGACGCCCCGCTGGCGCTCGCCGAGGGCGACGTCGTGGACATCGAGGTGGTCGTGGAGCCGTTCGGCCCGGATGGCGCGCTGGCCGATCCGGTGTCGTTCCTGCCGGAGCGCGACTACGCGATCCCGCCGGAGATGATCAGGGAGCTGTGTCAGAAGGCGATCGAGCATCTGCTCGCGGAGGATCCGGACACTGATCAGGACACTGACGAGTTCTGA
- a CDS encoding CHAT domain-containing protein produces the protein MSESYVLDGGEPLAEALGKARAVARQADASASVGAAASLVEQVDAAYGHVLELVHADDAGLWAVLAAEHVGAVRAIGALTTAAFRCDRYLPEVRVLRHRLPLLIERAQVRSESGAHASAASDAAEIRKALDNDPGAGLDLADQARLRRVEGLAAAARGDGVTADRFLIEARGAFQSLGDSAAVAVIDRDLRLIRARGGSDQASAAILAEDAQAEAMSAPRALAHALALKNQHRYEEALQVVVALLAADHLDDALRLPVLEELVGLLVALRRGKALKALSAELPQTLVTQTLVTQTLMTQTSVRAGGSVEGTEPPAVRFIRVLLSCFRLLDAGQAERARTELNAVRASAVSDRDRAHWHVASGEVSIAVFKRRKTQSDLDEAVWDLGAACEYAVADQLLEVRIRALRLLGEAFELRKEPDQASDRWARAHALEEDLVARQVSDEVRSTLLEDIPTEHDERVRVAAELAVAGPGDAAAVTGVASAIVAMESARGAAILGRIAPDAESSLRRLPPAGDGAAAWEWLRGIADATARDEAIWIMHARPDRVHHGIVGRGLVHHVDLPADRGELEKLVKALRKECNEYRLAQAAGRAQVSRLIERLGAAIGAETVLELVPRRVKRLVVIAGGVLSEIPVAALPIKAGSSSVPIVSRFAVSDLPCLSARPLLHQRSVGNRGGRALLVNAFEATPEDFERELRRVHYRRVRILGHGQSDAEDASQTWLQFAGKKSDRDGRIHPGRFQQADLRACGTLMLGACESGMAQRVGRDERTGFVRAGLHAGAASVVAARWIAEVSVTTALLDRFEHYLRFLPRDVALQRAQLDVRAGRVAPAAAVPEPEHPAWWACWTLYGDSGHQVRAPILRASACRPALLFRRLFRTP, from the coding sequence GTGAGCGAGAGCTACGTCCTCGACGGCGGGGAGCCGCTTGCCGAAGCCCTGGGGAAGGCGCGCGCGGTTGCCCGGCAGGCGGATGCGAGCGCGAGTGTGGGGGCCGCCGCCAGCCTGGTGGAGCAGGTGGACGCCGCGTACGGCCACGTCCTGGAGCTGGTCCATGCCGACGACGCGGGGCTGTGGGCGGTGCTCGCGGCCGAGCACGTCGGCGCCGTCCGCGCGATCGGCGCGTTGACCACCGCGGCCTTCCGGTGCGACCGCTACCTGCCGGAAGTCCGGGTCCTGAGACACCGCCTGCCGCTGCTGATCGAGCGCGCGCAGGTGCGCTCCGAGTCCGGGGCACACGCGAGCGCCGCCTCCGACGCGGCCGAGATCCGCAAGGCACTCGACAACGATCCGGGCGCCGGCCTCGACCTCGCCGACCAGGCCCGGCTGCGGCGGGTGGAAGGCCTGGCCGCGGCCGCCAGGGGAGACGGCGTCACGGCCGACCGCTTTCTGATCGAGGCGCGCGGCGCGTTCCAGTCCCTCGGTGACTCGGCCGCCGTGGCCGTCATCGACCGCGATCTGCGGCTGATCCGGGCACGCGGCGGTTCCGATCAGGCCTCTGCGGCGATCCTCGCCGAGGACGCGCAGGCCGAGGCGATGTCGGCCCCGCGCGCCCTGGCTCACGCGCTGGCCCTGAAGAACCAGCACCGGTATGAGGAGGCACTGCAGGTCGTGGTGGCGCTGCTGGCCGCGGACCACCTTGACGACGCGCTGCGGCTGCCGGTGCTGGAAGAGCTGGTCGGCCTGCTGGTGGCGCTGCGCCGCGGCAAGGCGTTGAAGGCGCTCAGTGCGGAACTGCCACAGACTTTGGTGACGCAGACCTTGGTGACGCAGACCTTGATGACACAGACATCGGTGAGGGCCGGCGGTTCGGTGGAGGGGACCGAACCGCCGGCGGTACGTTTCATCAGGGTCCTGTTGAGCTGCTTCCGGCTGCTCGACGCGGGACAGGCCGAGCGGGCCCGGACCGAGCTGAACGCGGTCCGCGCGTCGGCCGTCTCCGACCGGGACCGGGCGCACTGGCACGTGGCGTCCGGGGAGGTCTCGATCGCGGTGTTCAAGCGCCGGAAGACGCAGTCGGACCTCGACGAGGCGGTGTGGGATCTCGGCGCGGCCTGCGAATACGCGGTCGCCGACCAGCTTCTCGAGGTGCGCATTCGAGCTCTGCGACTCCTCGGGGAGGCGTTCGAGCTGCGCAAGGAGCCCGATCAGGCGTCGGACCGCTGGGCCCGGGCGCACGCGCTGGAGGAGGACCTCGTCGCCCGGCAGGTCAGCGACGAGGTGCGGTCGACCCTGCTGGAGGACATCCCCACCGAGCACGACGAACGGGTCCGGGTCGCCGCCGAGCTCGCGGTGGCCGGGCCGGGCGACGCCGCGGCGGTGACCGGTGTCGCGTCGGCGATCGTGGCGATGGAGTCGGCGCGCGGTGCGGCGATCCTGGGGCGGATCGCCCCGGACGCGGAGAGCTCGCTGCGACGGCTGCCGCCGGCCGGCGACGGGGCCGCGGCGTGGGAGTGGCTGCGGGGGATCGCCGACGCGACGGCGCGCGACGAGGCGATCTGGATCATGCACGCTCGGCCGGACCGTGTGCACCACGGCATCGTCGGACGCGGCCTGGTCCATCACGTCGATCTCCCGGCCGACCGGGGCGAGTTGGAAAAGCTCGTCAAGGCACTGCGCAAGGAGTGCAACGAGTACCGGCTGGCACAGGCCGCGGGACGTGCGCAGGTGTCCCGGCTGATCGAACGGCTCGGGGCGGCCATCGGTGCCGAGACGGTGCTGGAGCTGGTGCCGCGGCGGGTCAAACGGTTGGTGGTGATCGCCGGCGGGGTGCTGTCCGAGATTCCGGTGGCCGCGTTGCCGATCAAGGCCGGCTCATCATCAGTGCCCATCGTTTCCCGGTTCGCGGTGTCCGATCTGCCGTGCCTGTCCGCGCGTCCGCTGCTCCACCAGAGGTCTGTCGGGAACCGGGGCGGTCGGGCGTTGCTGGTCAACGCTTTCGAAGCCACGCCCGAGGATTTCGAACGAGAGCTCCGACGGGTCCACTACCGGCGCGTGCGCATCCTCGGCCACGGCCAGTCCGACGCCGAGGACGCCTCCCAGACCTGGCTTCAGTTCGCCGGCAAGAAGAGCGATCGGGACGGCCGGATCCACCCGGGACGGTTCCAGCAGGCGGATCTGAGGGCCTGCGGGACGCTGATGCTCGGGGCGTGCGAGTCGGGGATGGCTCAACGCGTGGGACGTGACGAGCGGACCGGTTTCGTCCGGGCCGGACTGCACGCCGGCGCCGCCTCGGTGGTGGCCGCCCGGTGGATCGCAGAGGTCTCCGTCACCACTGCTCTGCTGGACCGGTTCGAGCACTACCTGCGATTTCTGCCCCGCGACGTCGCGCTGCAACGCGCGCAGCTCGACGTCCGCGCCGGGCGGGTGGCGCCGGCCGCGGCCGTGCCGGAGCCGGAGCATCCGGCTTGGTGGGCCTGCTGGACTTTGTACGGGGATTCGGGGCATCAGGTCAGGGCGCCTATATTGCGTGCGTCGGCTTGTCGGCCGGCGCTGCTTTTCCGCCGCCTGTTCCGCACACCCTGA